Genomic segment of Panicum virgatum strain AP13 chromosome 2K, P.virgatum_v5, whole genome shotgun sequence:
AATTAGCTAGCTTGCTTAGCTTGTTATATAAAGGGCCGCAGGGAGCCGCGCCTCTTGCTCATCCGATCCGATCCATGGACAGCCAGGTAGCTAGagggtagcagcagcagcaggtcgaGATCGATCGATGGCCCAGCAGGCAGCAGTCCAGGTGCAGCCCAGCAGCaccttggagatgatgatgaagaagccGCAGGCCAGCAGCTGCTGCTCCGAGGACATGGCGGACCTGGAGCTCGCGCTGGAGCCGACCACGGTGCCGCGTCAGGACTCTCTGTACAGGGACGCGAcgagggcgggcggcggcggcgggaaccTGCACGACGGGCAGCAGGACGGGTGGGCGCGGACTCTGCGGCTGGCCTTCCAGTGCGTGGGCGTGCTCTACGGCGACATCGGGACGTCGCCGCTGTACGTGTACTCGAGCACCTTCACCGGCGGCATCCACCACACCGACGACCTCCTGGGCGTGCTCTCGCTCATCATCTACAGCTTCCTCCTCTTCACCATCATCAAGTACGTCTACATCGCGCTCAGGGCAAACGACGACGGGGACGGTATGTGTGCATGTATCTTGTATTATTAATAGATAAATGATTAATTAACCAACGAAATCACACAACCTGCAgcagcttctttttttttctagcagCTAGcaacatacatacatacagtacgtctagctagctagctaaccACCAtcagcatcatcatcatcatttgaTCAGGCGGTACGTTCGCGCTCTACTCGCTCATCTCCCGTCACGCCAAGGTGAGCCTTGTGCCCAACCACCAGGCCGAGGACGAGCTGATGcacatcgacggcggcggcgacgaggccgtGCTGGCGGCCAAGCCGTCGCTCCGCggcagcgtgcggcggcggacggTGCAGCTGGCGTCGCCGAGGGAGCAGCGGGCGCAGTGGGTGAAGCAGCTGCTGGAGACGAGCAAGCCCGTGCGCATCTCGCTCTTCCTGCTCACCGTCCTCGCCACGGCCATGGTCATCAGCGACGCCTGCCTCACGCCGGCCATCTCCGTGCTCTCCGCCGTCGGGGGGCTCAAAGAGAAAGCGCCAAACCTCACAACAGGTCCGTACCTACGTTGTTTCCTCCGATCCGTACATGTATTTGCATACCTCGATCATGCATTTAATTTAGATAGACATGATCCAGCTACCTAGCTACTTTTCAGAGATCACGAAGAAGGTCGATGTGATAGATTATTGTAGATTTAGGTCCACATGCATGTATGAACTCATTAACTACAAAGAATTAATGATAGTGATGGAGACAGTCCGGCTACTAACTCACTCCATTCTGCTGCAACcagcaacagtatttttctctcacacaaatcaacaccagccaatcagcagtacttttctctcccAGCAAATTAGCATCAGCCACGAGCCACAGCTAGCAGAACAGAGTGAGTGCCTTTGATGATACATATAGTATGTAGATGCATAGACGTTGTGATAAGAGCAGGTCAGCCATCTATCCATGCAAATTTTCCCACTGCCATTAATCATGCATATGAAACTAGCTAGCTAGGAGTATATAAACAAGCAAACCACTGCAGCACGTGTGCGTTATATATATCCCGATCGAGTGCAGACACAGACCTGGTGACTAGCTAGTTGACACGTGGAATTATTAAATAATATGTCAGACAAAAATATTAATTGTCTATATATAAGAATAGTGATGTTGGTCCCATGcatgcttcaaaaaaaaacatacctGTCACCTGCCTCTTCCAGATACTGTATATAGCTGATGCATGCCAACATGTTTAAAATGTGAACGCATTCAATTCAGTTGGACATAGAACACTGATATTTTCTAATAAAGTTGTGCAGACAATGACGTGGCCGGTACAATGATTTATATATGATGGGCAAACCTATTAGAAACACCAAtatttcgttgccaataatTAATCTATGTTcccataaaaaaaaattaatctaTGTATTATCTTTTTACATATTGATTGATGGTCAAGTTGCATTGTCAGGCCAATTATGAATTAGGATGGTAGATATTAAAGGTCGTTTGTGAATTATTATGGTGGTTTTAGATTTGTTACATAGATGTATGGTGGTTTTGATCAGAGCTAGAGCTATCGATGGGCAACACGCTCTTAATTTCAATGGCAGTATTATTAGGATGGGCCTGTAACTTGAcatggatgatgatgatggatcCTCCAATAACAATTGGTTAAGCAGTCTGCGTCCTTGTGATAAATTGCCTGTTGCGTTGCGTACACACCTCCGATCAAATTGCGTGTTGATTgattatatatattaattactCGTATTAGCTAGTGGGTCCAATACTCCAATGTAAGAAATTATTCAAGGGGTAACTAGTGTATACATATAATTAatcattcttttttttcattagaACGACAGCAATGGGATAATTATTAAGTAGCTAGTGATGTACTAGTATATATAGTCTCAAGGCGTAGTGTCTTTTTatgtagtgtgtgtgtgtgtgtgtgtgttattaACTGTTAAGTTTGGGTATTTGAAAAATGGTACCACGCACCACAGTACATTTTTTTTGTCTGAATGAGTGCCCTCTCAACCTCAAGCAAAAGCGGCAGCTAAAGGCAACAGTGAGCTAGCAGTAGCAGCTATGTGTGAATGAACAGAACAGTACTCaagaccggccggccggccggccagtgtGTGAATGAAATGAACCCTCTGAAACACGTACGCAGGCAACCCCGTCCGTGTGCTTTAACTTTAAACGCAAAAAATGCACTACTGTTGCACGTGATCTACTAGTATGTATAATAAAACAATTAATTAATTCTTCTATCTgcacaaaataaatataaataaaaatatatgtatGCATGCAGACCAGATCGTGTGGATGACTGTGGGCATCCTGGTGCTGCTCTTCGGCGTGCAGCGGTTCGGCACCCACAAGGTGGGCTACCTGTTCGCCCCCGTCGTCCTCCTGTGGCTCCTCCTcatcggcggcgtcggcgtctaCAACCTCCTCCGCCACGACGTCGGCGTCCTCCGCGCCTTCAACCCCAAGTACATCCTCGACTACTTCCGCCGCAACGGCCGCAACGGCTGGGTCTCCCTCGGCGGCGTGCTCCTCTGCTTCACCGGCACCGAGGCCCTCTTCGCGGACCTCGGCTACTTCAGCGTCCGCTCCATCCAGCTCAGCTTCGCCTTCGGCCTCGTCCCCGCCGTCCTCCTCGCCTACATCGGCCAGGccgccttcctccgccgccacccggaCCAGGTGGCCAGCGCCTTCTACCGCTCCACGCCGGAGGCCCTCTTCTGGCCCACCCTCGTGCTCGCCCTGGGCGCCTCCGTGGTGGGCAGCCAGGCCATGATCTCGTGCGCCTTCGCCACCATCTCCCACTCGCAGGCGCTGGGCTGCTTCCCGCGGGTCAAGGTGCTCCACACCTCGCGCCAGTACCAGGGCCAGCTCTACATCCCCGAGGTGAACCTCCTCCTGGCCGTCGCCGCCTGCGTCGTCACGCTCGCCGCCAGGACCACGGCCGTCATCGCCGAGGCGCACGGCATCTGCGTGGTGCTCGTCATGCTCGTCACCACGCTGCTGCTCACCCTGGTGATGCTTCTCGTGTGGCGGGTGAACGCCGCCTGCGTCGCGCTCTTCTTCgtcgtcttcgccgccgccgagtcggCCTACCTGTCCTCCGTGCTCTACCGCCTGGCGCACGGCGGGTACATCCCCGTGGCCATGTCGGCGGCGCTCATGGGCGTCATGGTGCTGTGGCACTACGTGCACGTGCGGCGGTACGAGCACGAGCTGGGGCGCACGGTGTCGCACGAGAGCGTGCGGGAGCTGCTGGCGCGGCGCGACGTGGCGCGCGCGCCAGGCGTGGGGCTCTTCTACACGGAGCTGGTGCAGGGCATCCCGCCGGTGTTCCCGCACCTGGTGGACAAGATCCCCTCCGTCCACGCTGTGCTGCTCTTCGTGTCGGTGAAGCACCTGCCCGTGCCGCACGTGGACGCGGCGGAGCGGTTCCTGTTCCGGCAGGTGGTGGCTatgtccgacgacgacgaccgccGGGTGTTCCGGTGCGTGGCGCGGTACGGGTACCGGGACCCGCTGGAGGAGGCGAGGGACTTCGCGGGCAGCCTGGTGGAGCGGCTCCAGTATTACGTGCGGGACGTGAACCTGTACGGCGAGGCGGGCGCCTGCATCCTTGGGGTGAGCTACCCGAGCTCGCGCTGCGACAGCATGCGGCGGCAGAGGTCCGTCGGCATCGGCAGCAACATGAACATGATGATGCGTCCGTCGGCGTCGTGCACGGAGCATCCGGCGCTGCAGCGCGCCTGCAGCAGGCCAGGCGTGTTCGCTGAGGAGATGCTGACGCCGGCGGAGTCCTTCTCGGAGCTGTCGCGGATGGGGAGCGTGGCCCAGGCGCAGGCGGCCAAGATCCAGCAGGTGAGCCTGGAGGAGATTGCTCGGATCGAGGAGGAGCAGCGCTTCATCCAGCGGGAGATGGACAAGGGGGTGGTGTACATCCTCGGGGAGGCCGAGGTGGTGGCGCGGCCGCACTCGTCGCTGCTCAACAAGCTCATGGTCAACTACGCCTACGCCTTCCTCCGCAACAACTGCCGCCAGGGGGAGAAGATGCTCGCCATCCCAAAGTCGCAGCTGCTCAAGGTCGGAATCACATACGAGATCTGAAtgctccatccatccatccatcggtTACAGTTACTACACATATAGCTAGTATGAAGTAGTAGCACTACAGTTACAGTTACAGTTACAGTCAGTAGTTAGGTGGTGCCTCGCTCGACTGAATGAATTGCTATGCTGCATCTTGCATGTCTCTAGCTAGCAGATGCTGCATCAGCGCATGACATCATCTGACTGCTTGCTCTAGCTATCTCAACTGAATTGTATATATTGATGAACCTCCTGTATTATATTGGCTTCATTGTTGGTTCAATTATATATTATCattattatattccttgaacgAGATCATGCATGTTTTGAACGGGAGGAAACGACTCATTAATTGGTGAAAACGATCCTAGACAAAAACAActagccctgtttagtttccaaaaaatttcctacaatatccgtcacatcgaatctctCGACGCATGCgtagagcattaaatgcagttgaaataaataactaattatacagtctagctgattaccacgagatgaatcttttaagcctaattagcctatgattggacattgtttgtcaagtaacaacaaaatatgctacagtaccaaaacacAAACTTttccaccaactaaacacaccaaacATATGCCCGTCATCAAAACAGCCAAGTTCTTTTAAATGGCTATAAACATCGATCACCCACATATGAAATCATGTTGAAACTGTTGGAAATAGGTCATGAACAGGTTCGAAATGGCCCGCGCCTGCGAAAACGACGAGAAACATGTACTAAAGCTAGCTTACGAGAGGCTAAAAATGGACCGATATGAAAATGGCTCTAAACCTCACCTAGCTACATATATAGAATAATGTTCAATTGAGAGAAAACATATTGCATGAACACGTTCCTCGGATGCATGAAAACGGCCACAAAACACAGCTAGATGGAATGCCAGCCAGTATTGAATCATGGCGTGAACTTGTAGTGACTTATTATTTCAGAGAGTTTTCAGACTGGATCGACATCACAGCCCATGATCGAGAGAGCCCCCAAGCCTGACTGAAGAAACAAATGCTGTGCACTTCACTTGAGGCCTCCCTCTgttagcatatatatatatatatatatatatatatatatatatatatatatatatatatatatatatatatatatatatatatatatatatatatatatatatatatatatatatatatatatatatatcggcCTGTCTGTATACACGCACCATGTCAAGAACAATTTACACTGGACAAGACTAGCATACTGTATGTATGTAGTAATACAGGAGTGGGTTTTTGGTGTGTAGTATTCCCATGGGAAATACAAATACATTAATTCCATCAGCAGCTTCCCTTGCATTTACATTTACTATAGCTAGAGATTGGCTGCGTGGACAGGCTTGTGATCGTCCATCCTGGCCTCAATGAGCTTCTCCCTCAGGCTCtgcttgctcttgctcttgctctgctgcggcggcggtgcccctGCCattggtggaggtggaggcggaggcgccccCGGGGTCACGCGGTCCGAAGACGGCGACCAGCCGCCACCAGTCTTCCTCCTGCTCTCGGCGATGGCCGACCTCCAGAGCCTGCGTATCAGCGCCGTGTTCTTCCCCACGGACGACCGCCGGCTCGCGCCTGACGCCATGCCGCTGTTCCCGTTGGCCACCGAAGCCGAGCGATCGCTGGTCCCCAACCAGCTGCACGAGTCCCTGCCTCCGTCGTAGTCCATGTCCATGTCGGCGGAGGAGCTGCCCCCATTGTCGACCTTTGCCAGGAAGAGGTCCGTCGCCGGGCTCACCGGCGACTGCATCATCGCGCTGGCGTTGGACGGCGCGGGGCTGCTGGTCTCCTCCTTGCGGCGGAAGTGCTCGAACACCGAATCCGCATccacctcatcctcctcctcgtcgtcgtcgtgctgGCTgctggcgcggccgccgccgccgcccccgcgaggCCTGAGctcggcgctcgccgccgccgcggcatcgCTGATGATGAAGCGTGCCTCCCGCATGGGCGTGGACGAGTGGCACGAGCaagtcctcgtcctcgtcctgaGGAGGAACGCCTCCATCTCCGCCTGCAGGTGGGCGAGCTGCGCGTACTTGGCCTCGAGCGCGAGCTTGGCGTCGGCGAGCTTCATCTGCACGCGCTCCTCGCGCCAGACCTCCGCCATCTGCAGCATCCGGCgctcctcctccatctcctcccGCATGCGCAGGCACTCCCGGCGCAGCAGCTCCACCTCCGCCtggtcctcctccacctcccgcGTGAGCTCCGAGCAGGCCTCCTCCATGAGCTCGCGGGCCTTGCGCTCCGTGTCGTAGCTCTGCGCCTGCTGCTTGGCCGACGACCTCACCTCCGCCAGCTCGCGCACCAGCCTGGCGTTGGCCTGCTCCAgctgccgccggtgagcccgctcctccttgagggcggcgacggcgcggcgggcctTGTCCCGCACCCGGGCCTTCCAGGACGCCTTCTCCTCGGCCAGATCCCGCAGGAAGCGCTCCAGCCTCCTGGTCATggcgcgccgctcctcctcgagctcgctGATGTGGTCTCGCGCCTTCTCCAGCTCGGCCTCCATGAGGAGCATCAGAGGAGACGGCGATGATCGCGAGGCCCACGCCCATTTTGTGGCCTTCTCCATCTGATATAGTAGTAATGATGATGATGGAGTTGGCAGTGCATGCGGTCAGAATTGAAGTTGCAGATGGCCAGACTCGAAGGAAATGGATCACCTTGTCTAAGATGCcgccatggtggtggtggtggtggttcctCTTCCTAGCAGAGCAACATTGGCAGCAGCAATGGCTTCCCGTTCCAATTCCAGCTGCCAAGTGCTGCCGTTTGTTGGCAGGGGCAGGGCACCTCCTTCCTTCACCAAATTTGCTAATTCTCTGACAACAGAGAAGAACATTTCTTTAGGAACTAGTATCAACATGTCAGGACGTACTGAGCATCGCATcgcatcttttttattttacatCTGTATACAACAAACAACTAATGCTAATCCGGTACGCCTCcagtttcttcttttttttttcttgggcaACGCGATCACATTGAACaggggagaaggaggaggaaacAGGAAAGAAGGTGCATCATTCAGAGGAGAAGAGAGCGACGATCCTGATCTCAATCAAAGTTGACCCAGGAGGCATCCAATCAAACTGAAGGAAGGCAGCAGTCCAAAGCATAAGAAATCCCACGAGTGCAGGCAGATCTATCAAACTGCCTAAATAATCAATCGAATGCAGAGTAGAACATtcattcttcttttcatcattaagataagaagaagaagaaaccaaaaAAGGAGGCATTTTTGGGGATCATCATCAGTCAAAAAGACAGGGCATCTTTGTTAGTAATTGCTAAGTCTGATGAGATGAAGAGCAATcctcatcccccccccccccccccccccccccccccaacaacACAAGACAAATCAAAGACAGCCGGGCGGCATGATGATGAAATGGAAATGGAAATGGAATCGGAATGGATCATCCATCCATCAACATATATAATAATTAACATACCgcttggttctggttctggttctgggcACCCCCGGCCGCCTTCATCCTCTGTGCGTGGCGCAGCCTCCAGAGCCCGGCGGCTAAGGCCCTGGCAGAGACAGGGACAGGGACAGAGGCATTGCGCCTCCTCCGGCGAggggtggcggaggaggagggggtcaTGGGAAGATCATTGGGagggaggagccgaggaggaggacgatggCGGCCGGGCCGGACGGATCGAGTCAATATTATTCATTCATTTATTCCTagctttgcttgcttgctttgtTAATGAATGATGAAATATAATGGATCCGATGTGGTTGTTGGTTTGCATTTCTGCCTGCGCATGTGACATGTCATGGGTGGAGTGACCAAGCGCCGCATCACGAGGAGCCCAGCGCCAAttcgccatcgccatcgccatcgccatggGGGAACACCCAACAGCGGCTTTCTATTTCAGGCGTGATAGGATACGACGAGTGACTGCAGTTTCTCCTCCGCGCTGGCTTTGCTATTCTTTCCTTTCtcaaggccgtgtttggttgtagGGTGAAAAAATTTTCACCCTACTTTTGACCATTGATtacgagtattaaataaagtttaattacaaaatcacctccacaaccccctgtaaatcgcgagacgaatctaatgaggcctttgaccgcgtgattagaggatgattactgtagtattactgtagcaaatcatcaattaattaccgccattagattcatcgtaaaaagttacacccgtccctgaaaagattttgcaaatagattttatttagtactccatgcatacgagattctcttctcgaaaaacgtgcgcaaaattaaccaaacacggcccaagATTCTCTTTTCTCTAAACTAAGAGATGAGCGGAGAAGATCATTGGCCTTGCTCTAGTAAAttcgttcttcttcttctcccctaGTAGTACGTATGCTAGTAGCTGCTAGGGGCTAGGCAACAAAACACAACACTGTGTCTGTGCTGCAACCTGTGGATGATGGACCGACAGATAGATGCTGAGCTTGGATGGAAACGTACGTGTACCAAAGCAAAGCAGAGCAAAGCAAAGTTGGATTGGATGGATTCATCCGTCTTGGACTGGACCCCCACAATACAAGCAAGCAGGCACCGAATATTTGGGTCCTTGGCTCAATGCTGCTCATGCCACTGTACTATCTTCGAGTCTTGTCCGCCATCTAGTCCAggaacatctttttttttttgaacaactaAACCAGGAACATCTTTCATGATTGTTTTCCCTT
This window contains:
- the LOC120659763 gene encoding potassium transporter 22-like, translated to MAQQAAVQVQPSSTLEMMMKKPQASSCCSEDMADLELALEPTTVPRQDSLYRDATRAGGGGGNLHDGQQDGWARTLRLAFQCVGVLYGDIGTSPLYVYSSTFTGGIHHTDDLLGVLSLIIYSFLLFTIIKYVYIALRANDDGDGGTFALYSLISRHAKVSLVPNHQAEDELMHIDGGGDEAVLAAKPSLRGSVRRRTVQLASPREQRAQWVKQLLETSKPVRISLFLLTVLATAMVISDACLTPAISVLSAVGGLKEKAPNLTTDQIVWMTVGILVLLFGVQRFGTHKVGYLFAPVVLLWLLLIGGVGVYNLLRHDVGVLRAFNPKYILDYFRRNGRNGWVSLGGVLLCFTGTEALFADLGYFSVRSIQLSFAFGLVPAVLLAYIGQAAFLRRHPDQVASAFYRSTPEALFWPTLVLALGASVVGSQAMISCAFATISHSQALGCFPRVKVLHTSRQYQGQLYIPEVNLLLAVAACVVTLAARTTAVIAEAHGICVVLVMLVTTLLLTLVMLLVWRVNAACVALFFVVFAAAESAYLSSVLYRLAHGGYIPVAMSAALMGVMVLWHYVHVRRYEHELGRTVSHESVRELLARRDVARAPGVGLFYTELVQGIPPVFPHLVDKIPSVHAVLLFVSVKHLPVPHVDAAERFLFRQVVAMSDDDDRRVFRCVARYGYRDPLEEARDFAGSLVERLQYYVRDVNLYGEAGACILGVSYPSSRCDSMRRQRSVGIGSNMNMMMRPSASCTEHPALQRACSRPGVFAEEMLTPAESFSELSRMGSVAQAQAAKIQQVSLEEIARIEEEQRFIQREMDKGVVYILGEAEVVARPHSSLLNKLMVNYAYAFLRNNCRQGEKMLAIPKSQLLKVGITYEI
- the LOC120659772 gene encoding uncharacterized protein DDB_G0284459-like; translation: MTPSSSATPRRRRRNASVPVPVSARALAAGLWRLRHAQRMKAAGGAQNQNQNQARISKFGEGRRCPAPANKRQHLAAGIGTGSHCCCQCCSARKRNHHHHHHGGILDKMEKATKWAWASRSSPSPLMLLMEAELEKARDHISELEEERRAMTRRLERFLRDLAEEKASWKARVRDKARRAVAALKEERAHRRQLEQANARLVRELAEVRSSAKQQAQSYDTERKARELMEEACSELTREVEEDQAEVELLRRECLRMREEMEEERRMLQMAEVWREERVQMKLADAKLALEAKYAQLAHLQAEMEAFLLRTRTRTCSCHSSTPMREARFIISDAAAAASAELRPRGGGGGGRASSQHDDDEEEDEVDADSVFEHFRRKEETSSPAPSNASAMMQSPVSPATDLFLAKVDNGGSSSADMDMDYDGGRDSCSWLGTSDRSASVANGNSGMASGASRRSSVGKNTALIRRLWRSAIAESRRKTGGGWSPSSDRVTPGAPPPPPPPMAGAPPPQQSKSKSKQSLREKLIEARMDDHKPVHAANL